From the Aquitalea magnusonii genome, one window contains:
- the glmU gene encoding bifunctional UDP-N-acetylglucosamine diphosphorylase/glucosamine-1-phosphate N-acetyltransferase GlmU has product MDSLSIVILAAGKGTRMYSAKPKVLHPIGGAPMLARVIATARSLNPARLVVVYGFGGDQVRQAIKDEDIVWAEQAEQLGTGHALKMALPALPNEGKTLVLYGDVPLTRSETLQQLIAAAGDGMAVLTDVLEDASGYGRMLRGNDGKLKAIVEHKDCTPEQLAIREINTGMMVLPNRQLSGWLQALRNGNAQGEYYLTDVLALAVADGVTVESASVSASWEAAGVNNKLQLAELERILQQNQARALLTAGVTLADPARIDIRGQLLHGRDVSIDVNCVFEGVVELGDNVEIGANCVLKNVKIAAGSRIAAFSHLEDAVVGADCRIGPYARLRPGAALSDEVHIGNFVEIKKSTVGLGSKVNHLTYIGDAEIGSKVNVGAGSVTCNYDGVNKFKTVIQDNVFVGSGTLMVAPVTLESGSTIGAGSVISRTAPADTLTVARARQVSIPGWKRPQKKS; this is encoded by the coding sequence ATGGACAGCCTCAGTATTGTCATTCTGGCGGCAGGCAAGGGTACCCGCATGTACTCGGCCAAGCCCAAGGTATTGCATCCCATCGGTGGCGCACCGATGCTTGCCCGCGTCATCGCCACGGCCCGCAGCCTGAATCCGGCGCGGCTGGTGGTGGTATACGGTTTCGGTGGCGATCAGGTCCGCCAGGCTATCAAGGATGAAGACATTGTCTGGGCCGAACAGGCCGAACAACTGGGTACTGGTCACGCACTGAAGATGGCCTTGCCGGCACTGCCGAACGAAGGCAAGACCCTGGTGCTGTACGGCGATGTGCCGCTGACCCGCAGCGAAACCCTGCAACAACTGATTGCTGCTGCTGGCGATGGTATGGCGGTGCTGACCGACGTGCTGGAAGATGCCAGCGGTTATGGCCGCATGCTGCGTGGCAACGACGGCAAGCTCAAGGCCATTGTCGAACACAAGGATTGCACGCCAGAACAACTGGCCATCCGCGAAATCAATACCGGCATGATGGTGCTGCCCAACCGCCAGCTCTCTGGCTGGCTGCAGGCGCTGCGCAATGGCAATGCCCAGGGTGAATATTATCTGACCGACGTGCTGGCACTGGCCGTGGCAGATGGCGTGACGGTGGAAAGCGCCAGCGTGTCGGCTTCGTGGGAAGCTGCCGGCGTGAATAACAAGCTGCAACTGGCCGAGCTGGAGCGCATCCTGCAGCAAAATCAGGCGCGCGCGCTGCTGACTGCCGGCGTCACGCTGGCCGACCCGGCGCGCATCGACATCCGTGGCCAGCTATTGCATGGCCGTGATGTCAGCATCGACGTCAATTGTGTGTTCGAAGGCGTGGTGGAGCTGGGCGACAATGTCGAGATCGGTGCCAACTGCGTGCTGAAAAACGTCAAGATCGCGGCAGGCAGCCGTATTGCCGCCTTCTCGCATCTGGAAGATGCCGTGGTCGGGGCGGATTGCCGCATCGGCCCGTATGCCCGTCTGCGTCCGGGAGCGGCCTTGTCCGATGAAGTGCATATCGGCAATTTTGTCGAAATCAAGAAGAGCACGGTTGGCCTGGGTTCCAAGGTCAATCATCTCACCTATATTGGCGATGCCGAGATCGGCAGCAAGGTGAACGTGGGTGCCGGTTCGGTCACCTGCAATTACGATGGCGTCAACAAGTTCAAGACGGTCATCCAGGACAATGTGTTTGTCGGTTCCGGCACCTTGATGGTGGCCCCGGTCACGCTGGAGAGTGGCTCGACGATAGGCGCAGGTTCGGTGATCAGCCGCACCGCCCCGGCCGATACCCTGACCGTGGCCCGTGCGCGTCAGGTCAGCATTCCTGGCTGGAAGCGTCCGCAGAAAAAGAGCTGA
- a CDS encoding F0F1 ATP synthase subunit epsilon, producing MSKMHVEVVSTEELIYSGEAEFLVAPALEGEIGVYPRHVPLLTRIKPGVLRMTVPGSKEEVLVAVSGGMLEVQPTHITVLADTAIRGEDLDEARANEAKRAAEESLQHATDDLSTAKAHAALAAAIAQLKALDYLKKRVH from the coding sequence ATGTCCAAGATGCATGTGGAAGTGGTAAGCACTGAAGAACTCATCTACTCGGGTGAAGCCGAGTTTCTGGTTGCTCCGGCACTGGAAGGTGAGATCGGTGTCTATCCGCGACACGTGCCGCTCCTGACCCGTATCAAACCCGGTGTGCTGCGCATGACCGTACCGGGTAGCAAGGAAGAAGTGTTGGTGGCTGTCTCCGGCGGCATGCTGGAAGTGCAGCCCACCCACATCACCGTCCTGGCTGATACGGCGATCCGCGGCGAGGATCTCGACGAAGCGCGTGCCAATGAGGCCAAGCGTGCAGCAGAAGAATCTCTGCAGCATGCCACCGACGACCTGAGCACGGCAAAGGCTCACGCTGCCCTGGCAGCCGCCATTGCCCAGCTCAAGGCGCTGGACTACCTCAAGAAGCGCGTGCACTAA
- the atpD gene encoding F0F1 ATP synthase subunit beta translates to MSQGKIVQIIGAVIDVEFPRDAMPKVYDALKLVDADLTLEVQQQLGDGVVRTIAMGSSDGLKRGMAVANTGAPISVPVGSATLGRIMDVLGNPVDEAGPVATDARRAIHQSAPKFDELSSATDLLETGIKVIDLLCPFAKGGKVGLFGGAGVGKTVNMMELINNIAKAHSGLSVFAGVGERTREGNDFYHEMKDSNVLDKVAMVYGQMNEPPGNRLRVALTGLTMAEHFRDEKDASGKGRDVLLFVDNIYRYTLAGTEVSALLGRMPSAVGYQPTLAEEMGRLQERITSTKDGSITSIQAVYVPADDLTDPSPATTFAHLDATVVLSRDIAALGIYPAVDPLDSTSRQLDPLVVGDEHYSVARGVQSTLQRYKELRDIIAILGMDELSEDDKLVVARARKIQRFLSQPFHVAEVFTGSPGKYVSLRDTIKGFKAILAGEYDHLPEQAFYMVGSIEEAAEKAKTL, encoded by the coding sequence ATGAGCCAAGGCAAAATCGTACAAATCATTGGTGCGGTGATCGACGTGGAATTCCCGCGCGACGCCATGCCGAAGGTTTATGATGCCCTGAAGCTGGTTGACGCTGACCTGACGCTCGAAGTCCAGCAACAGCTGGGCGACGGCGTGGTCCGTACCATTGCGATGGGTAGCTCGGACGGCCTGAAGCGTGGCATGGCTGTAGCCAATACCGGCGCACCGATTTCGGTGCCGGTTGGTAGCGCCACTCTGGGTCGCATCATGGACGTACTGGGTAACCCGGTTGACGAAGCTGGTCCGGTGGCTACCGACGCACGTCGCGCCATTCACCAGTCCGCTCCGAAGTTTGACGAGCTGTCTTCCGCTACCGACCTGCTGGAAACCGGCATCAAGGTGATTGACCTGCTCTGCCCGTTTGCCAAGGGTGGTAAGGTTGGTCTGTTCGGCGGTGCCGGTGTAGGCAAGACCGTGAACATGATGGAACTGATCAACAACATCGCGAAGGCCCACTCCGGTCTGTCCGTGTTCGCTGGTGTAGGTGAGCGTACCCGTGAAGGTAACGACTTCTACCACGAGATGAAGGACTCCAACGTACTGGACAAGGTTGCGATGGTGTATGGCCAGATGAACGAGCCGCCGGGCAACCGTCTGCGCGTTGCACTGACCGGTCTGACCATGGCCGAGCATTTCCGTGACGAGAAGGACGCTTCCGGCAAGGGCCGTGACGTTCTGCTGTTCGTGGATAACATCTACCGTTACACCCTGGCTGGTACCGAAGTATCCGCTCTGCTGGGCCGTATGCCTTCCGCAGTGGGTTACCAGCCGACGCTGGCCGAAGAAATGGGCCGACTGCAAGAACGTATTACTTCGACCAAGGATGGTTCCATTACCTCCATCCAGGCCGTATACGTACCTGCGGATGACTTGACCGACCCGTCTCCGGCTACCACCTTCGCCCACTTGGACGCTACCGTGGTTCTGTCCCGTGACATCGCTGCCCTGGGTATCTACCCGGCCGTTGACCCGCTGGACTCCACTTCCCGTCAGCTGGACCCGCTGGTGGTTGGTGACGAGCACTACTCCGTAGCCCGTGGCGTGCAATCCACGCTGCAGCGCTACAAGGAACTGCGCGACATCATCGCGATTCTGGGTATGGACGAGCTGTCGGAAGATGACAAGCTGGTGGTGGCACGCGCACGTAAGATCCAGCGCTTCCTGTCCCAGCCCTTCCACGTAGCTGAAGTATTTACCGGTTCCCCGGGCAAATACGTCTCCCTGCGCGACACCATCAAGGGCTTCAAGGCGATTCTCGCTGGCGAATACGACCACCTGCCGGAACAAGCGTTCTACATGGTTGGCTCTATTGAAGAAGCCGCTGAGAAAGCCAAGACCCTTTAA
- the atpG gene encoding F0F1 ATP synthase subunit gamma translates to MAVGKEILTKIRSVQNTQKITRAMQMVSTSKMRKTQERMRAARPYAEKVRTVMAHLAQANADLGHPLLARRDVVKRAGIILVSSDKGLCGGLNVNSFKRFYAKVKELQEQNVEVDVCCLGQKAVAACQRARLNVVASAVQLGDVPKMDKLIGPLTVLFKQYAEGELDAVYIVYSGFINTMKQEPTLEQLLPLTPQHMVVEHSHSWDYLYEPDAPSLMEFLVKRYLESVVYQALAENMASEQAARMVAMKAATDNAGNTIKQLRLVYNKARQAAITTELSEIVAGAAAV, encoded by the coding sequence ATGGCAGTCGGTAAAGAGATTCTCACCAAGATCCGAAGCGTGCAAAACACGCAGAAGATCACTCGCGCGATGCAAATGGTGTCAACCTCCAAGATGCGCAAAACGCAAGAGCGTATGCGCGCTGCCCGTCCTTATGCCGAGAAGGTGCGTACGGTTATGGCGCACCTTGCTCAGGCAAACGCGGATCTTGGTCATCCACTGCTTGCACGCCGTGACGTTGTCAAGCGCGCTGGTATCATCCTGGTTTCCTCTGACAAGGGCCTGTGTGGCGGCCTGAACGTGAACTCGTTCAAGCGCTTCTATGCCAAGGTCAAGGAACTGCAGGAACAGAACGTCGAAGTCGACGTGTGCTGCCTCGGCCAAAAAGCCGTAGCCGCCTGCCAGCGTGCTCGCCTCAATGTCGTGGCAAGCGCAGTCCAGCTCGGCGATGTGCCGAAGATGGACAAACTAATTGGCCCGCTTACAGTGCTGTTCAAACAGTACGCTGAAGGCGAACTGGACGCGGTTTACATCGTCTACTCCGGTTTCATCAACACGATGAAACAGGAACCGACGCTCGAACAGCTCCTGCCGTTGACTCCGCAACACATGGTGGTGGAGCACTCGCATTCGTGGGATTACCTCTACGAACCGGATGCCCCCAGCCTGATGGAGTTCTTGGTCAAGCGTTACCTGGAGTCGGTGGTTTATCAGGCTCTGGCCGAAAATATGGCTTCCGAACAGGCAGCGCGTATGGTGGCCATGAAAGCTGCAACCGACAACGCGGGTAATACGATCAAGCAGCTGCGCCTTGTGTACAACAAGGCCCGTCAAGCGGCGATTACCACTGAGCTGTCTGAGATTGTGGCTGGTGCCGCAGCGGTGTAA
- the atpA gene encoding F0F1 ATP synthase subunit alpha, translated as MQLNPSEISDLIKAKIQNLAEGAEVRTKGTVISVTDGIVRVHGLADVMQGEMLEFPGNTYGLAMNLERDFVGAVVLGEYEHISEGDEVKCTGRILEVPVGPELVGRVVNALGQPIDGKGPINAKLSSPIEKIAPGVIARQSVSQPMQTGLKAIDSMVPVGRGQRELIIGDRQTGKTAVALDAIINQKGTGVVCIYVAVGQKASSIANVVRKLEEHGALGHTIIVAATASEAAALQFIAPYSGCAMGEYFRDRGEDALIVYDDLSKQAVAYRQISLLLRRPPGREAYPGDVFYLHSRLLERASRINADEVEKLTNGEVKGKTGSLTALPIIETQAGDVSAFVPTNVISITDGQIFLESDLFNAGIRPAINAGISVSRVGGAAQTKVIKKLGGGIRLALAQYRELAAFSQFASDLDEATRKQLQHGEVVTELMKQKQFVPLATAEMALTLWAVNKGSYEDVPVKKALAFEAEFLAYVRANHSDLLAAVNASGDLSGDNEKVLAKAMESFKAGYSFN; from the coding sequence ATGCAGTTGAACCCCTCTGAAATCAGCGATCTGATCAAGGCCAAGATTCAGAACCTGGCTGAAGGCGCTGAAGTCCGTACCAAGGGTACGGTAATTTCCGTGACCGACGGTATCGTTCGTGTCCACGGTCTGGCAGACGTGATGCAGGGCGAAATGCTCGAGTTTCCGGGCAACACCTACGGCCTCGCCATGAACCTGGAGCGCGACTTTGTCGGCGCCGTGGTGCTGGGTGAGTACGAACACATTTCCGAAGGCGACGAAGTCAAGTGTACCGGTCGCATTCTGGAAGTGCCGGTAGGTCCGGAACTGGTGGGCCGTGTTGTCAATGCCCTGGGCCAGCCGATCGACGGCAAGGGTCCGATCAACGCCAAGCTGTCCAGCCCGATCGAAAAGATCGCGCCGGGCGTGATTGCGCGTCAGTCGGTATCCCAGCCGATGCAGACCGGCCTGAAGGCGATTGACTCCATGGTACCGGTAGGCCGTGGCCAGCGTGAGCTGATCATTGGCGACCGTCAGACCGGCAAGACCGCCGTTGCTCTGGACGCCATCATCAATCAAAAAGGCACTGGCGTTGTTTGTATCTACGTCGCCGTAGGTCAAAAAGCCTCCTCCATTGCCAACGTGGTACGCAAGCTGGAAGAACACGGTGCCCTGGGTCACACCATCATCGTGGCCGCTACCGCTTCTGAAGCCGCTGCCCTGCAGTTCATCGCCCCGTACTCCGGTTGCGCGATGGGCGAATACTTCCGCGACCGTGGCGAAGATGCTCTGATCGTATACGATGACTTGTCCAAGCAAGCCGTTGCCTACCGTCAGATCTCCCTGCTGCTGCGCCGTCCGCCGGGCCGTGAAGCTTACCCGGGTGACGTTTTCTACCTGCACTCCCGTCTGCTGGAACGCGCTTCCCGCATCAACGCGGACGAAGTAGAAAAACTGACCAACGGTGAAGTGAAGGGCAAGACCGGTTCGCTGACCGCACTGCCTATCATCGAAACCCAGGCTGGTGACGTTTCCGCCTTCGTTCCGACCAACGTGATTTCCATTACCGACGGCCAGATCTTCCTGGAATCCGACCTCTTCAACGCAGGTATCCGTCCGGCCATCAACGCCGGTATTTCGGTATCCCGCGTGGGTGGTGCGGCCCAGACCAAGGTCATCAAGAAGCTCGGTGGCGGTATCCGTCTGGCACTGGCCCAGTATCGTGAACTGGCTGCGTTCTCGCAGTTTGCTTCCGACCTGGACGAAGCTACCCGCAAGCAGCTGCAACACGGTGAAGTGGTTACCGAACTGATGAAGCAAAAGCAGTTCGTACCGCTGGCCACTGCCGAAATGGCACTGACCCTGTGGGCTGTGAACAAGGGCAGCTACGAAGACGTTCCGGTGAAGAAGGCCCTGGCATTCGAAGCTGAGTTCCTCGCTTACGTGCGTGCGAACCACAGCGACCTGCTGGCCGCCGTTAACGCTTCGGGCGACCTGTCCGGCGACAACGAGAAGGTACTGGCCAAGGCGATGGAATCGTTCAAGGCTGGCTACAGCTTCAACTGA
- a CDS encoding F0F1 ATP synthase subunit delta, with product MAELITVARPYAEAVYSLATETRTLDQWSDALAWLAAMVNNPDMVEVVTNPKHTAKEVEALMLEVLGERANESVKNFLAALIENHRLMLLPHIASQFELFKAEAENIVDAQVETAFPLTEEQKAELTSTLSKQYGKTVRLDVRDNADLIGGVRVLVGDDVIDSSVRGKLQAMAASLKN from the coding sequence ATGGCAGAACTCATTACCGTCGCAAGGCCCTACGCCGAAGCGGTATACAGCCTCGCCACCGAAACGCGTACGCTGGACCAGTGGTCCGATGCGCTTGCGTGGCTGGCTGCCATGGTGAACAACCCGGATATGGTTGAAGTTGTCACCAATCCGAAACATACCGCAAAAGAGGTTGAGGCGCTGATGCTGGAAGTGCTCGGCGAGCGAGCCAACGAAAGCGTAAAAAACTTTCTGGCCGCCCTGATCGAGAACCACCGCCTGATGCTGCTGCCGCATATCGCCAGTCAGTTTGAACTGTTCAAGGCCGAAGCGGAAAACATCGTTGATGCGCAAGTTGAAACGGCGTTCCCGCTGACTGAAGAACAGAAAGCCGAACTCACCAGCACGCTTTCCAAGCAGTACGGCAAAACCGTACGCCTTGATGTGCGTGACAATGCCGATCTGATCGGTGGTGTGCGCGTGCTGGTCGGTGACGATGTCATCGACAGTTCCGTGCGCGGCAAGCTGCAAGCGATGGCGGCAAGCCTCAAGAATTAG
- a CDS encoding F0F1 ATP synthase subunit B encodes MEFNVTLLGQAITFAILVWFTMKFVWPPLTNMMDERAKRIADGLAAAERGKQDLEAAEKRVGDELRKAKQQAMEIIASAEKRATQIVDEAKENASTEGARIVADAKGQIDQEVMRAKEALREQVAQLAVIGAEKILRKEIDAAKHADLLSSIKAEF; translated from the coding sequence GTGGAATTTAACGTAACACTACTGGGCCAGGCGATCACGTTCGCCATCCTGGTATGGTTCACCATGAAGTTTGTTTGGCCTCCGCTTACCAATATGATGGATGAGCGTGCCAAGCGTATTGCAGACGGCCTGGCCGCTGCAGAACGTGGCAAGCAAGATCTGGAAGCCGCTGAAAAACGCGTTGGGGATGAACTCCGCAAGGCCAAGCAGCAAGCAATGGAAATCATTGCTTCTGCCGAGAAGCGCGCTACCCAGATCGTGGACGAAGCCAAAGAAAATGCCAGCACCGAAGGTGCGCGCATTGTGGCTGACGCCAAGGGTCAGATCGATCAGGAAGTGATGCGTGCCAAGGAGGCCCTGCGTGAGCAGGTAGCCCAGTTGGCCGTGATCGGCGCAGAGAAAATCCTGCGCAAAGAGATCGATGCGGCCAAGCACGCCGACCTGCTTTCCTCCATCAAAGCGGAGTTTTAA
- the atpE gene encoding F0F1 ATP synthase subunit C, with the protein MEALVSQIQSMTAIAAALIIGLGALGTAIGFAILGGKFLEASARQPEMIPVLQTKLFIIAGLLDAISMIGVGVAMLYTFSNPFLSAAKAALGG; encoded by the coding sequence GATTCAGTCGATGACCGCTATCGCAGCTGCTCTGATCATTGGTCTTGGCGCTCTTGGCACTGCTATCGGTTTCGCCATTCTGGGTGGCAAATTCCTCGAGGCCTCCGCCCGTCAACCGGAAATGATCCCGGTTCTGCAAACCAAGCTGTTCATTATCGCCGGTCTGCTGGATGCGATCTCCATGATCGGTGTGGGTGTTGCCATGCTGTACACCTTCAGCAACCCGTTCCTGTCCGCTGCCAAAGCAGCTCTGGGTGGCTAA